Proteins encoded within one genomic window of Ammonifex degensii KC4:
- the bioD gene encoding dethiobiotin synthase — MTLPSLFVTGTDTEVGKTVVSALLGLIYRQEGMRVAYLKPVATGGNADPSFVARILELDEPQDIICPYVFEQPFSPHLAARLAGRQIRRDIISECYAYLAKHYDAVIVEGAGGLMVPLGPSYLIADLARDLGLPLLVVARPGLGTINHTLLTLATALQAGLSVAGVVINRYPRNNPDSVAKDNPRIIASFSGLPVLALVPEIEGLDLSSINRKLLEEVAAEVTRQHPELLERLRLFGKGEEK; from the coding sequence GGAAAAACGGTGGTAAGCGCGCTTTTGGGGCTCATCTACCGCCAGGAAGGGATGCGGGTGGCTTACCTTAAACCGGTAGCCACCGGAGGGAACGCGGATCCCTCCTTCGTAGCCCGGATTTTAGAACTTGACGAGCCCCAGGACATCATTTGCCCCTATGTCTTTGAACAACCCTTTTCTCCGCACCTGGCCGCGCGCTTGGCCGGGCGCCAGATAAGGCGCGATATCATCAGCGAGTGCTACGCCTACCTGGCCAAGCATTACGACGCGGTGATAGTAGAGGGAGCAGGGGGGCTTATGGTTCCCCTGGGACCTTCTTACTTGATAGCCGATCTGGCCCGGGACCTGGGACTCCCCCTTTTAGTAGTAGCCCGCCCGGGACTGGGGACCATCAACCACACGCTCCTTACTCTGGCCACCGCCCTGCAAGCAGGCTTGAGCGTGGCCGGGGTGGTCATAAACCGCTACCCCCGCAATAACCCCGACTCGGTAGCCAAGGACAATCCCCGGATCATCGCCAGCTTCAGCGGCCTGCCGGTACTGGCCCTGGTTCCCGAGATAGAAGGGCTCGACCTTTCATCCATAAACCGGAAGCTACTAGAGGAAGTGGCCGCTGAGGTTACCCGCCAACACCCGGAGCTCCTGGAACGCTTACGACTTTTCGGTAAGGGGGAAGAGAAGTAA
- a CDS encoding IS200/IS605 family accessory protein TnpB-related protein, which translates to MITLQCLLEFRSEEDRQKVLDLMRKFSSAERYGYQRLLEGWPREELKKHLAQVFQINTRYADDAILKASSILSSCRERGQNPTKVVFGGRGLFEKLEKKHLNGPRREELEREWKEKRQGNLYSRGDRTKQGNPNLRFVWIRGELYLRICVGERRWVYARVVRPAKREKDKWIGFVWDLHRADRTGEWFPYNVELKLRDGKVYALVSIDEGFPPTTVTLQDGVLAVDVNAYPFHLALAEVSPDGNLAGHERISLHEFLSADRDKREYLAWQVAYQVVSLALQRSKAIAMEDLEKVPKGRRGDGFPKLRKTLQRWAYKSVLEKIEVLARRHGVEVIKVNPAYTSVIGKFKYAPQYLIDKDVAGALVIGRRALGFEEKLPEAYRCLLKDEEFLLYALAELEEKVKKLKRELKGEENEWRKKAIKAKLKATRGELKTLRAHLRALQSGEGEPASRQPADRWKEPVRGRLSGWRIKAWRVLSAALTVPVLEKFSHVKGTVRDFSPLRVVLVLGDWERAVRRPVPVPGAGAAVQECS; encoded by the coding sequence GTGATAACCCTCCAGTGTCTCCTGGAGTTTCGAAGCGAAGAAGACAGGCAGAAAGTCCTCGATCTTATGCGTAAGTTTTCCTCCGCCGAAAGGTATGGCTACCAGAGGCTCCTTGAGGGCTGGCCGAGGGAAGAATTAAAGAAGCACTTAGCCCAGGTCTTTCAGATCAACACCCGCTACGCCGACGATGCCATCCTCAAGGCTTCAAGCATCCTGTCTTCCTGCCGGGAGAGAGGCCAGAACCCCACCAAGGTAGTCTTCGGCGGGAGAGGCCTCTTCGAGAAGCTCGAGAAGAAGCACCTGAACGGCCCGAGGCGTGAGGAGCTGGAGAGGGAGTGGAAGGAGAAAAGGCAGGGTAACCTCTACTCCAGGGGAGACAGGACGAAGCAGGGCAACCCCAACCTCCGCTTCGTCTGGATAAGGGGGGAGCTTTACCTCCGGATATGCGTGGGGGAAAGACGGTGGGTCTACGCCAGAGTTGTGAGACCGGCCAAAAGGGAAAAAGACAAGTGGATAGGCTTCGTCTGGGACCTCCACCGGGCGGACAGGACAGGTGAGTGGTTCCCCTACAACGTGGAACTGAAGCTGAGAGACGGAAAAGTCTACGCCCTCGTGAGTATAGACGAAGGATTCCCTCCCACCACTGTCACCCTGCAGGACGGGGTTCTGGCGGTAGACGTCAACGCCTACCCCTTTCACCTGGCGCTGGCGGAAGTCTCCCCTGACGGCAACCTCGCGGGCCACGAGAGGATAAGCCTCCACGAGTTCCTCTCCGCCGACCGTGACAAGAGGGAGTACCTTGCCTGGCAGGTGGCTTATCAGGTAGTCAGCCTGGCCCTGCAAAGAAGCAAGGCCATCGCCATGGAAGACCTGGAGAAGGTCCCGAAGGGCAGGAGGGGAGACGGCTTCCCGAAGTTGAGAAAGACACTTCAGCGCTGGGCTTACAAGAGCGTCCTAGAGAAGATAGAGGTCCTGGCCAGGAGGCACGGGGTGGAAGTAATCAAAGTAAACCCCGCCTACACTTCGGTGATAGGGAAGTTCAAGTACGCACCCCAGTACCTGATAGACAAGGACGTGGCCGGGGCCCTGGTGATCGGTAGGAGGGCCTTAGGTTTTGAGGAGAAGCTGCCGGAAGCTTACCGGTGTCTCTTAAAAGACGAAGAGTTCCTGCTCTACGCTTTAGCCGAGCTTGAAGAGAAGGTGAAAAAGCTCAAGCGGGAGCTGAAGGGAGAAGAGAACGAGTGGCGGAAGAAGGCCATCAAAGCCAAACTCAAGGCCACACGCGGTGAACTGAAGACCCTCAGAGCCCACCTTCGGGCTCTTCAAAGCGGGGAGGGTGAGCCTGCTTCCCGACAGCCGGCCGACCGATGGAAGGAGCCGGTGAGGGGCCGCCTTTCGGGGTGGCGAATAAAAGCTTGGCGAGTCCTCTCCGCAGCCCTCACCGTCCCGGTCCTCGAAAAGTTTTCTCACGTGAAAGGCACCGTGAGGGACTTTTCTCCCCTGAGAGTGGTCCTGGTCTTGGGGGACTGGGAACGGGCGGTGAGAAGGCCAGTTCCTGTTCCTGGTGCAGGGGCGGCTGTGCAAGAGTGTAGCTGA
- the bioB gene encoding biotin synthase BioB, with amino-acid sequence MLLGFAHLIKLKFRGKKVSLCAIVNARSGRCSEDCRFCAQSAHYRTQAPSYPLMPEEEVLEKARAVYRAGVRRFSLVTSGSRPGRDFERICYIIRRLKEELPGLKVCASLGSLSPEEARALKKAGLDRYHHNLETSPSFFPRICTTHRFEDRLATCWIAADAGLELCSGGIIGLGESPAQRWELALTLRELPVVSVPVNILHPIPGTPLENQPPLPPEEILRSLAIFRFLLPRVALRYAGGREFNLRDTQGLGLWGGVDGMITGNYLTTPGQGIERDLKLVADLGLEPVEP; translated from the coding sequence TTGCTGCTGGGTTTTGCCCACCTCATAAAGCTTAAGTTCCGGGGGAAGAAGGTAAGCCTCTGCGCCATCGTCAATGCCCGCTCGGGCAGGTGCTCGGAGGACTGCCGCTTCTGCGCCCAGTCGGCCCACTACCGCACCCAAGCCCCCTCTTACCCCCTCATGCCGGAAGAAGAGGTACTGGAGAAGGCCCGAGCCGTTTACCGCGCCGGGGTGAGGCGCTTCAGCCTGGTCACCAGCGGATCTCGCCCGGGCCGGGACTTCGAGCGGATCTGCTATATCATCCGCCGCCTGAAAGAGGAGCTCCCCGGGCTCAAAGTCTGCGCCTCGCTGGGAAGTCTCAGCCCGGAGGAAGCGCGGGCTCTTAAGAAGGCAGGGCTTGACCGCTACCACCACAACCTAGAAACATCTCCTAGCTTCTTTCCCCGCATCTGCACCACCCACCGTTTTGAAGATCGGCTGGCCACTTGCTGGATAGCCGCTGATGCCGGCCTAGAACTTTGCAGCGGGGGGATAATTGGGTTAGGAGAAAGCCCCGCCCAGCGCTGGGAGTTGGCCCTCACCCTGCGGGAGCTCCCCGTAGTCTCGGTGCCGGTAAATATCCTGCACCCTATCCCCGGCACCCCGCTGGAGAACCAGCCCCCGCTCCCTCCGGAGGAGATCCTACGCTCCTTGGCCATCTTTCGCTTTCTCCTTCCCCGTGTGGCCTTGCGGTACGCCGGGGGCAGGGAGTTTAATCTTAGGGATACCCAGGGGCTGGGGCTCTGGGGAGGGGTGGACGGCATGATAACGGGGAACTACCTCACCACCCCAGGCCAGGGGATAGAGCGGGATTTAAAGCTGGTAGCCGACCTGGGCCTAGAACCGGTTGAGCCTTAA